GTCGCAGGGAAGAGCCGCGCCCTCGTCCAGTCCCAGGCATACCTGTCCCTGTTGGACATTGAGGACCCGCACAAGCGGGTAGTGATCAGATTTGTGCTCACCTCCACCGAATCGCAGCATCCGACTGTTCTGGACGATTTCAGGGCACTCCTGGGAACCGTCCGTCCGGGCGATGGCGGGGCGCCTTAAGTGATCCCCGAAGTGGCCGAGCCTTGTGTCGGCGGCCACGCTTTTCATAGTCTGACTTCATGGGACTTTTCGACAGACTCACCGGTACCCAGCATCCAGCGGAGGGCGTTTCGCCGGTCACGCGGGAGGAGATGAGGGGTGTTCTGCTCGGTCTCAATCAGCCTGATGTTCCCTACGTGATCCGGTACAGCGCCGGGGAGCAGTGTGACCTGGTGGCAGAGTGGCGCCTGACAGAGCCTGCATGGCGGCAGGTCTTCGCGGAGTCCCAGATCACTCACGCCGTTCGGATCAGGATGCGACTGGTCCGGGAAGGCAATGAGGTTCGAGCACTCGAAGAGCAGTGGGAGATCGCTCGAAACGGGTCTCCGGCGGCCCTCGAGCTGTCGAAACAGTATACGCGCGGGCCGAGTCGGACCGTCAGTCGTCGCTGGACTGTCGGCCGTAGGGAGAACGGTCACCTGGAAATGGCGGAAACCTTCCGCTTCGATAGCGCGCAGCTGCGCGATCCGCTGCGGGACACCGTCCTCCAGTCCGGTTGGACCTGGCGGGGTGTGGTCTTCGGGAAGCTGTGAGGTCTGCATCTCCACGGCCATCGAGGTCACTCCTCCGTCAGCCCCTCGCACAGCCTGCGCAGGGCCGCGCCGCAGCGGCGGGCGTAGGCGTGTTGCAGCCCCCGGGTGGCGGGGCCGCCGGCCCTGGCGTACCAGCTGGCGGGTTTGCTGAACGCGGCGACCGTCAGCCAGACCGTGCCGTCGCCGGTGCGGTCGACGACGAAGGCCTCCTCGCCGCACTCGGGGTGGCCGGCGAGGGTGCCGTAGGCCCATCCCGCGCGGCGCGGCTCCTCGGTGGTCCAGATGATCCGGCAGGGGGCCCTGACCAGGCCGGCCAGGGAGACCGTGACGTCCACTCCGGGGGCGGCGCGGTCGGCGGCGGCGGTTATGCCGACGCCTATCGCGCGGTGCATCTCCCAGGTGAGGACCGCCTCGGCGGCCCGGTCGAAGACCCGCCGGCCCTCGCCGAGGCGGGCGCGCACCAGCAGGGGGCGGTAGCCGGGCGGGCAGAAGGTCAGGTCGTCGCGGGTCGCTCCGACCGGTTCGTGGGTGAAGGGTGCCGAGGACATGGGGCCCAAGAGTAGGGCGGCACCCGGAGGAGATCCGCTCCGGGTGCCGCCCTCTTCACAACCCTGCCGGGGTCAGCTGACGTTGACCGCCGACCAGGCCGCCGCCACCGCGTTGTACTCGGTGCTGCCGGAGCCGTACAGGGCGGCCGCCGCGGACAGCGTGCCCGTGCGGGCCGACTTGTAGTTGGTGGTCGACGTGAAGTACGTCGTCAGCGCCTTGTACCAGATCTGGAGCGCCTTGTCCCGGCCGATGCCGGTGACCGTGGAGCCGTTGTAGGTCGGGGAGTTGTACGACACCCCGTTGACCGTCTTCGCGCCGCTGCCCTCGGACAGCAGGTAGAAGAAGTGGTTGGCGACGCCGGACGAGTAGTGGACGTCCAGGTTGCCGACGGAGGAGGACCAGTAGTCCGCCGAGCCGCCGTCCTTGCTGGGCTTGTCCATGTAGCGCAGCGGGGTGCCGTCGCCGTTGATGTTGATCTTCTCGCCGATGAGGTAGTCGCCCTTGTCGGTCGAGTTGTTGGCGTAGAACTCCACGCCGGTGCCGAAGATGTCCGAGGTGGCCTCGTTGAGGCCGCCGGACTCGCCGCTGTAGTTGAGGCCCGCGGTGTTGGAGGTGACACCGTGGCTCATCTCGTGGCCGGCCACGTCCAGCGCGGTCAGCGGGTGGGTGTTCCCGGAGCCGTCGCCGTACGTCATGCAGAAGCAGCTGTCGTCCCAGAACGCGTTCACGTACGAGTTGCCGTAGTGGACGCGGGAGTAGGCGCCGACGCCGTTGTTCTTGATGCCGTTGCGGCCGAACGTGTTCTTGTAGAAGTCCCAGGTCTCCTGGGCGCCGTAGGCGGCGTCCGCGGCGGCCGTCTGGTCCGTCGAGGAGCTGGAGGCGGCGCCGGTGCCCCACACGTTGTCGGCGTCGGTGAACAGCGTGCCGGTGCCGCTCGTCTTGTGGGCCAGGTTGTAGGTCTTGTGGCCGCCCCGGGTGGCGTCGGTGAGCTGGTACGTCGAGCCCGACAGGGTGGTGTCGAGGCTGACGGTGCCGGAGTACAGGGTCTTGCCCGTGCCGGTCGCGTTCTCGATGCCCTGGTACTCGAAGAGCTTCTTGCCGGTGGCCGCGTCGGTGATGACGTGCAGCTGGTTCGGGGTGCCGTCGTCCTGGAGGCCGCCGACGACGGTCTCGTAGGCGAGGACGGGCGTGCCGGAGCCGGCCCAGATCACCTTGCGGGCGCCGTCCGCGGTGGACTGCGCGGAGCCGAGGGCCTTGGCGGCGGACACGGCCTGCTTCTCGGCCTTGGCCGGGGTGAGCTTGGGCGTGAGCGAGGCCACCTTGATGGTCGCCTTGTTCGCCTTGGTGACGCCCTCGGTCTTGCCGGCCTTGGACGTGTGGACGACCAGGTCGCCACCGAGGACCGGCAGGCCCGCGTAGGTGCGCTCGTAGCGGGTGTGGACCGTGCCGTCGAGGTCCTTGACGACGTCCTTGACGACCAGCTTCTCCTTGGCGCCGAGACCTATCTGCTGCGCGGTCTCGGGGGCGTCGGCCTGCGCCTGCTTGATCAGCGAGGTGTGGGCCGAGGCGGACAGCATCGCCGGGGCGGCGGCGGGCGTCTTGGCGGCGGCCGGGGCGGGGGTGGCCGAGGCGCTCGTGGCCATTCCGGCGGAGATCAGGGCTCCGGCGGCGACGGCGGTGGCGATGGCGAGGGTGGTGCGCTTGTGACGCGCGTAGAGGGGGCTCACGCAAGCTCCTTCTCGTGGGGGAGACCGGTCAGCGTGGGGTTACTGGCCGGGAAGTATTTCGCTGTGAAGCTGCTGTGCTGCTTGCGGCGTGGAGAGAGAGTGACATCAAGGGCGCGTACATGTCATGACCCTGAAGTGATGTTGGCTGGAAGTCGACTGTCCGGTGAATGTTGCGGGTGTGTGAACAGGGGTACTACGAGAGGCACGTGTCCCTCAACGACCTTGAATTACCAGGGCTTTGGGGGGTGATTCACAGGAACGTCAGGTTCCGGTCGCCTCGGGCGCCTACGCCGGGCGTGGCCGAAACGCGTCCCCGAGAACTTCTCCGTTGTTGGCCGATTCGCCCACCGGTCATGGCCGGAGGGCGCCCTGGTGCCACGTCCGCCACAGCGCCGCGTAGGCGCCGCCGGCCGCCACCAACT
This Streptomyces misionensis DNA region includes the following protein-coding sequences:
- a CDS encoding M4 family metallopeptidase, with amino-acid sequence MSPLYARHKRTTLAIATAVAAGALISAGMATSASATPAPAAAKTPAAAPAMLSASAHTSLIKQAQADAPETAQQIGLGAKEKLVVKDVVKDLDGTVHTRYERTYAGLPVLGGDLVVHTSKAGKTEGVTKANKATIKVASLTPKLTPAKAEKQAVSAAKALGSAQSTADGARKVIWAGSGTPVLAYETVVGGLQDDGTPNQLHVITDAATGKKLFEYQGIENATGTGKTLYSGTVSLDTTLSGSTYQLTDATRGGHKTYNLAHKTSGTGTLFTDADNVWGTGAASSSSTDQTAAADAAYGAQETWDFYKNTFGRNGIKNNGVGAYSRVHYGNSYVNAFWDDSCFCMTYGDGSGNTHPLTALDVAGHEMSHGVTSNTAGLNYSGESGGLNEATSDIFGTGVEFYANNSTDKGDYLIGEKININGDGTPLRYMDKPSKDGGSADYWSSSVGNLDVHYSSGVANHFFYLLSEGSGAKTVNGVSYNSPTYNGSTVTGIGRDKALQIWYKALTTYFTSTTNYKSARTGTLSAAAALYGSGSTEYNAVAAAWSAVNVS
- a CDS encoding DUF1990 family protein gives rise to the protein MSSAPFTHEPVGATRDDLTFCPPGYRPLLVRARLGEGRRVFDRAAEAVLTWEMHRAIGVGITAAADRAAPGVDVTVSLAGLVRAPCRIIWTTEEPRRAGWAYGTLAGHPECGEEAFVVDRTGDGTVWLTVAAFSKPASWYARAGGPATRGLQHAYARRCGAALRRLCEGLTEE